One genomic region from Quercus robur chromosome 4, dhQueRobu3.1, whole genome shotgun sequence encodes:
- the LOC126724294 gene encoding uncharacterized protein LOC126724294 isoform X1, whose amino-acid sequence MNKIIPRKENIPFHLTMLIPSLPNTVTTQIGISPLVFTTYILLLFFLALLGTNNLQLPAPQDVSACNSDICISYPLLTRLSPEAPVYPYVTKDVMVLVHKVKPGSYTWRHHRPPPRRSGFVDDLFDMFNSIEELTASETALDPMEELTSLEMALLLRDLILDTSDSSSDEEDFYSP is encoded by the exons atgaataaaataataccTAGAAAAGAGAATATACCCTTTCACTTGACTATGTTGATACCATCTCTACCAAACACTGTGACCACACAGATTGGAATATCACCCCTTGTCTTCACAACTTACATCTTACTCTTGTTCTTCTTAGCACTATTAGGAACCAATAACCTACAACTGCCAGCACCTCAGGACGTTTCCGCCTGTAATTCAGACATCTGCATTTCATATCCCCTTCTCACCAGATTATCCCCTGAAGCACCAGTGTACCCCTATGTCACTAAGGATGTTATGGTACTAGTG CATAAGGTCAAGCCAGGCTCATACACTTGGAGACATCACAGGCCCCCTCCACGAAGATCTGGTTTTGTGGATGACCTGTTTGATATGTTCAACTCCATAGAAGAATTGACAGCCTCCGAGACAGCTCTCGACCCCATGGAAGAATTAACATCCTTGGAGATGGCTCTTTTATTAAGGGATCTAATTCTGGATACATCTGACTCATCAAGTGATGAAGAAGATTTTTATAGCCCATGA
- the LOC126724294 gene encoding uncharacterized protein LOC126724294 isoform X3, whose protein sequence is MLIPSLPNTVTTQIGISPLVFTTYILLLFFLALLGTNNLQLPAPQDVSACNSDICISYPLLTRLSPEAPVYPYVTKDVMVLVHAYRDGRLEEVVLRHLGSEDGETVIAKNIRLSEFLGNMRIR, encoded by the exons ATGTTGATACCATCTCTACCAAACACTGTGACCACACAGATTGGAATATCACCCCTTGTCTTCACAACTTACATCTTACTCTTGTTCTTCTTAGCACTATTAGGAACCAATAACCTACAACTGCCAGCACCTCAGGACGTTTCCGCCTGTAATTCAGACATCTGCATTTCATATCCCCTTCTCACCAGATTATCCCCTGAAGCACCAGTGTACCCCTATGTCACTAAGGATGTTATGGTACTAGTG CATGCATATCGAGATGGCCGTCTAGAGGAGGTAGTTCTACGTCATCTTGGGTCTGAAGATGGAGAAACTGTGATAGCTAAAAATATTAG GCTGTCAGAGTTCCTTGGTAACATGCGTATAAGGTGA
- the LOC126724294 gene encoding uncharacterized protein LOC126724294 isoform X2, which produces MNKIIPRKENIPFHLTMLIPSLPNTVTTQIGISPLVFTTYILLLFFLALLGTNNLQLPAPQDVSACNSDICISYPLLTRLSPEAPVYPYVTKDVMHKVKPGSYTWRHHRPPPRRSGFVDDLFDMFNSIEELTASETALDPMEELTSLEMALLLRDLILDTSDSSSDEEDFYSP; this is translated from the exons atgaataaaataataccTAGAAAAGAGAATATACCCTTTCACTTGACTATGTTGATACCATCTCTACCAAACACTGTGACCACACAGATTGGAATATCACCCCTTGTCTTCACAACTTACATCTTACTCTTGTTCTTCTTAGCACTATTAGGAACCAATAACCTACAACTGCCAGCACCTCAGGACGTTTCCGCCTGTAATTCAGACATCTGCATTTCATATCCCCTTCTCACCAGATTATCCCCTGAAGCACCAGTGTACCCCTATGTCACTAAGGATGTTATG CATAAGGTCAAGCCAGGCTCATACACTTGGAGACATCACAGGCCCCCTCCACGAAGATCTGGTTTTGTGGATGACCTGTTTGATATGTTCAACTCCATAGAAGAATTGACAGCCTCCGAGACAGCTCTCGACCCCATGGAAGAATTAACATCCTTGGAGATGGCTCTTTTATTAAGGGATCTAATTCTGGATACATCTGACTCATCAAGTGATGAAGAAGATTTTTATAGCCCATGA